A genome region from Myripristis murdjan chromosome 16, fMyrMur1.1, whole genome shotgun sequence includes the following:
- the LOC115374259 gene encoding stonustoxin subunit beta-like, translating to MYCCLNRLSFCGITMEGSVSLASALKSNPTAMKELDLSYNNPGEIGVNQLSSQLQDPFCSLERLNVEHAGECWLKSGLKKHACQLTLDPDTAYDSLCVRNGRILPSWMEEPDRAYKDNPEKFDSYGQVLCKEGLTGHCYWEVDLHRGEAVVGVAYKGISRKGKGNECKLGHNDKSWCVSFSSFCSLSSGITAWHNDVKIPVKLQRRFYLSRIGVFLDWLNGTLSYYWITSGTLTHLYTFHAEFTEPLYPAFRVWGKSTIKLVDSKTARNPISRLVTL from the exons ATGTATTGCTGTCTGAACAGGCTCTCATTTTGTGGAATTACAATGGAAGGAAGTGTTTCTCTGGCATCTGCTCTCAAATCAAACCCAACTGCTATGAAGGAACTTGATTTGAGCTACAATAACCCAGGAGAAATTGGAGTGAACCAGCTGTCAAGCCAACTGCAAGATCCATTCTGTAGTCTTGAAAGATTAAA TGTGGAGCATGCAGGAGAGTGCTGGCTAAAAAGTGGACTGAAAAAAC atgcCTGCCAACTCACTCTGGACCCAGACACTGCATATGATTCACTTTGTGTGCGGAATGGAAGAATACTTCCTTCTTGGATGGAGGAGCCAGATAGGGCATACAAAGACAATCCAGAAAAATTTGACTCATATGGCCAAGTGCTGTGTAAAGAAGGCCTAACAGGGCACTGCTACTGGGAGGTAGATCTTCATCGTGGGGAGGCTGTTGTGGGAGTTGCATATAAAGGGATTAGCAGAAAAGGGAAAGGTAATGAATGTAAGCTTGGACATAATGACAAATCCTGGTGTGTGAgcttctcctccttctgctcTCTTAGCAGTGGTATTACTGCCTGGCACAATGATGTGAAAATTCCTGTAAAGCTCCAACGCCGCTTTTACCTCAGCAGGATAGGAGTGTTCCTGGACTGGCTGAATGGGACTCTGTCCTACTACTGGATTACCTCGGGAACACTGACCCACCTGTACACGTTTCATGCAGAATTCACTGAGCCCTTATACCCTGCATTTCGGGTGTGGGGTAAATCAACAATAAAGCTGGTGGACAGTAAAACAGCCAGGAATCCCATATCCAGATTGGTCACACTATAA